One region of Chryseobacterium muglaense genomic DNA includes:
- a CDS encoding JAB domain-containing protein → MKFNIVNEIKLSYSRKGNCERSISSSVDAVDIFREHFDADEMDYRESFFALYLNQANRVLGIKKISECGISSTLVDVRIILQAALLCNASGIIISHNHPSGNLKPSSCDIKMTTQIKEAAKLMSMTLLDHVIMTSDSHYSFADDGMI, encoded by the coding sequence ATGAAATTCAATATTGTAAACGAAATTAAATTGAGCTATTCAAGAAAAGGAAATTGTGAAAGGTCTATATCGTCATCAGTGGATGCGGTAGATATTTTCAGGGAGCATTTTGATGCGGATGAAATGGATTACAGGGAATCGTTCTTTGCACTGTATCTGAATCAGGCAAACAGGGTTTTGGGGATTAAGAAAATTTCGGAGTGTGGGATTTCTTCGACATTAGTAGATGTGAGAATTATTTTGCAGGCAGCTCTTCTTTGCAATGCTTCGGGAATTATTATTTCTCACAATCATCCTTCGGGGAATTTGAAGCCGTCCAGTTGTGATATTAAAATGACGACACAGATTAAAGAAGCAGCAAAATTAATGAGTATGACGTTGCTGGATCATGTGATTATGACTTCTGATTCTCATTACTCTTTTGCGGATGATGGGATGATTTGA